A window from Triplophysa dalaica isolate WHDGS20190420 chromosome 3, ASM1584641v1, whole genome shotgun sequence encodes these proteins:
- the LOC130418372 gene encoding macrophage mannose receptor 1-like, translating to MSTADSGKWSAEVCDLKYPFICYGSPKIRLRNYHYLNETRTWTDARNYCRARFTDMATADTMSDVNRMMNTVDPGYNGSVWIGLERIIPTRWVWPSDSISVSQYSNWSPGEPNGNWECVKSLNGSWFDEDCALTLPFVCFNDSTGYVHINTHLTWRDAQSYCRQHHTGLASVSSPEQQRLISNESSFWIGLFLDSWQWSDRSRINFRNWETGLPSSVTVNGVCVAMSTTDSGKWVYQRFDQKLPIICYGDDKLIKKQLVRLNLSCGGKCKLSDTSLQTTILNEVKKKLQLVGLGNYIWVRWGRIE from the exons ATGTCAACAGCTGACTCTGGGAAATGGAGTGCTGAAGTCTGTGATCTAAAGTATCCTTTTATCTGCTATGGAT CACCCAAGATTCGTCTACGAAATTACCACTATTTAAATGAAACTAGGACATGGACTGATGCTCGAAATTACTGCAGAGCGAGATTCACTGATATGGCAACTGCAGACACCATGAGTGATGTGAACAGGATGATGAACACAGTGGATCCCGGATACAACGGATCAGTGTGGATTGGACTAGAAAGGATCATACCCACACGTTGGGTCTGGCCTTCAGATAGCATCTCAGTTTCCCAATACAGTAATTGGAGTCCAGGGGAACCAAATGGTAATTGGGAGTGTGTAAAGAGTTTGAATGGAAGCTGGTTTGATGAGGACTGTGCTCTTACTCTCCCATTTGTGTGTTTCAATG ACAGCACTGGTTATGTGCACATTAACACTCATCTGACTTGGAGAGAtgctcagagttactgcagacaACATCATACGGGTTTGGCGAGTGTCAGCAGTCCAGAGCAACAGCGTCTTATCAGTAATGAATCTTCCTTCTGGATTGGTTTGTTTCTGGACTCTTGGCAGTGGTCTGATAGGTCGAGGATTAACTTCAGAAACTGGGAAACTGGATTACCATCAAGTGTTACAGTCAATGGTGTCTGTGTTGCCATGTCAACAACTGACTCTGGAAAATGGGTCTATCAAAGATTTGACCAAAAGTTACCCATTATCTGCTATGGAG ACGACAAGTTAATTAAAAAGCAACTGGTCAGACTCAACTTGTCCTGTGGTGGAAAATGCAAGTTAAGTGATACTTCACTTCAGACAACCATTCTAAATGAG GTAAAAAAAAAGCTACAACTTGTGGGACTGGGAAACTACATCTGGGTAAGGTGGGGAAGGATtgaataa